The following are encoded together in the Vigna unguiculata cultivar IT97K-499-35 chromosome 2, ASM411807v1, whole genome shotgun sequence genome:
- the LOC114167862 gene encoding peptidyl-prolyl cis-trans isomerase CYP23, whose translation MWIRGFEFWIKGCTLLALISTISALEPELGSTRVVFQTKYGDIEFGFYPTVAPKTVDHIFKLVRLGGYNTNHFFRVDKGFVAQVADVSNGRSAPMNEDQKREAEKTVVGEFSDVKHVRGILSMGRYDDPDSGSSSFSILLGDAPHLDGKYAIFGKVTKGDETLTKLEQLPTRKEGIFVMPMERITILSSYYYDKETENCQQDRSVLKLRLAASAVEVERQRMKCFP comes from the exons ATGTGGATACGTGGATTCGAATTTTGGATCAAAGGTTGCACTTTGTTGGCCTTAATATCTACAATTTCCGCTCTGGAACCCGAACTGGGGTCGACTCGCGTCGTCTTCCAG ACAAAGTATGGGGACATTGAATTTGGTTTCTATCCAACTGTTGCACCCAAAACTGTTGACCACATTTTTAAGCTCGTGCGACTTGGAGGCTATAACACTAACCATTTCTTTCGG GTGGATAAGGGATTTGTGGCACAAGTAGCAGATGTCTCGAATGGAAGATCAGCTCCCATGAATGAGGATCAGAAAAGAGAGGCTGAAAAGACTGTTGTTGGTGAATTTAGCGACGTCAAACATGTTCGGGGTATTCTTTCCATGGGAAG GTATGATGATCCAGACAGTGGTTCATCCTCATTTTCAATACTACTTGGAGATGCTCCTCATCTTGATGGAAAG TATGCAATATTTGGAAAAGTTACTAAAGGTGATGAAACATTGACAAAGCTCGAGCAACTACCTACCCGCAAAGAGGGTATATTTGTAATG ccAATGGAACGCATCACTATCTTGTCATCGTATTATTATG ACAAAGAGACAGAGAATTGTCAACAAGACAGATCAGTTTTGAAGCTCAGACTAGCTGCCTCAGCTGTTGAAGTTGAACGACAG AGGATGAAATGCTTCCCCTGA